A window of the Choristoneura fumiferana chromosome 30, NRCan_CFum_1, whole genome shotgun sequence genome harbors these coding sequences:
- the LOC141444532 gene encoding uncharacterized protein: MREAVYFVLIYISVNIVEAVKPKSVNLALETVLQFDKKDQSADVEVLNRVQNFLDNIKNVMTSSKSIRRRSNTKDLKFTDFLLEAAEVLNSYDDNDLEDFFAVLDDQSRKYHYKGCKFYELVENNDIRRYMSNKLEQAKDTSAKTMRRYLKDVVQVIATENYRRHAGLVNLVNSLYDGAGDKFDNVVKNLRSYKMRPKESTMSLDDIVSNGVRNLVFDHYSNLNDNARQHLKTEIGNYWLSSQYNGDNHNKDHHDNDNDFQEVLDYKSKLRVIDIPSIFKNRNINDKIKIKGGIGSLLYKKDKRLKSRKPTPKMDIDFIDFKKTTRDKTVATSEEDNTKSDKNEYGFTQGLINEDSNSYELKKPTNRKKSDEAITPTKSSDDESSDGADSTNASGDSKDKKGISIDFSNEKYISTQKKKKTMKRHKKEKIGHITYDVERRIKMKAHDYSDVDSSNKDSKTAENADSNEEVTNPKETVQEDLDEAGILIGGQNIQGMHYRAEFTPKTPKRKGKDIAADNSDDFNRQKSTKKLKDRQKSHHKSLNKTKNKKKTTVSDAAEETTSKASKVKESKDSAFASSDEGITIETFENSKGTENKYSNLRKANKPTTVSNNNVHKRIHNLEKEMEDVKERMKLVLSDKASNNEADVQTNSKGRTTEKEIDGIGEIVQTDAKVKNDETFEIRVYSGSLNNSDTKTTKTITKRDKTTTLEYQTDGETKPSRTTMQKTNDEIKDNRNPMFRSDLAIDNGKNLESNEKYTFIISTKKHHETTKALKEHKTAKTDILNVTTLNSRTDSIFKNSVETVTALGYDEQKNGKDNVISTMADEESKRTTSAKKETEKDNAQTITTVVDLTKHLKDSDTVVVNVKENGENNMKMTENTNEIDDLDFPKIPFFQNDKIDDPLNDVNVDLDI, encoded by the exons ATGAGAGAAGCCGtgtattttgtgttgatatatATATCTG TCAACATAGTAGAAGCGGTGAAACCAAAAAGTGTGAATCTCGCTCTAGAAACAGTCCTGCAATTCGATAAGAAAGATCAATCAGCTGACGTAGAAGTCCTCAACAGAGTCCAAAATTTCCTTGACAACATCAAAAATGTAATGACCTCTAGTAAAAGTATAAGACGAAGAAGCAATACCAAAGACCTTAAATTCACAGACTTTCTTTTAGAAGCTGCTGAGGTATTGAATAGTTACGATGACAATGACTTGGAAGACTTCTTTGCAGTTCTGGATGATCAATCAAGAAAATATCATTACAAAGGGTGTAAATTTTACGAGTTGGTTGAAAATAACGATATTAGAAGATACATGTCTAATAAATTGGAACAGGCTAAAGACACGTCAGCTAAGACAATGAGAAGATATCTCAAAGATGTAGTCCAAGTTATTGCGACTGAAAATTATAGAAGGCATGCAGGTCTTGTCAATTTAGTGAATTCCTTATACGATGGTGCAGGCGATAAGTTCGATAATGTTGTGAAAAACCTAAGGTCATATAAAATGCGTCCGAAAGAATCTACAATGAGCTTAGACGATATTGTGTCAAATGGAGTAAGAAACCTTGTTTTCGATCATTATAGTAATCTTAATGACAATGCAAGGCAACATTTGAAAACAGAGATTGGTAATTATTGGCTATCCAGTCAATACAATGGTGATAATCATAACAAAGATCATCATGACAATGACAATGATTTTCAAGAAGTACTAgattataaatcaaaattacGCGTTATTGATATACCTAgcatatttaaaaataggaacatAAACgataaaataaagattaaaggAGGCATAGGCTCGTTATTATACAAAAAAGATAAAAGATTGAAATCTAGGAAACCTACTCCAAAAATGGACATAGATTTCATTGATTTCAAGAAGACTACACGAGATAAAACAGTGGCAACTAGTGAAGAAGATAATACaaaaagtgataaaaatgaATATGGCTTCACACAAGGATTAATAAATGAAGACTCCAATTCCTATGAACTTAAAAAGCCAACCAATCGTAAGAAATCAGATGAAGCTATTACACCGACTAAATCATCAGATGATGAAAGTAGTGATGGCGCAGATAGCACCAATGCTTCAGGAGATTCCAAAGATAAAAAAGGAATAAGCATTGATTTCtctaatgaaaaatatatatctacacaaaagaagaaaaaaacaatgaaaaggcataaaaaggaaaaaattggACATATCACCTATGATGTCGaaagaagaataaaaatgaAGGCACACGATTACTCAGACGTAGATAGTTCTAACAAAGATTCGAAAACAGCTGAAAATGCTGATTCGAATGAAGAAGTTACAAATCCAAAAGAAACGGTACAGGAGGATTTAGACGAAGCTGGGATTCTTATAGGTGGACAGAATATACAAGGTATGCATTATAGAGCAGAATTTACGCCAAAGACTCCAAAAAGGAAAGGGAAAGATATAGCTGCAGACAACAGTGATGATTTCAATCGTCAGAAGTCTACCAAGAAGTTAAAGGACAG ACAAAAATCTCATCATAAGTCtttaaacaaaactaaaaataagaaaaaaacaacagTTAGTGATGCAGCTGAGGAAACAACTTCAAAAGCTAGTAAAGTTAAAGAAAGCAAAGACTCAGCTTTTGCTTCATCCGATGAAGGTATAACCATAGAAACATTTGAAAATAGCAAAGgaactgaaaataaatattcaaatttaaggAAAGCCAACAAACCAACTACTGTTAGTAACAATAATGTTCATAAACGAATTCATAATTtagagaaagagatggaagaTGTAAAGGAACGaatgaaattagttttatcTGATAAAGCTAGTAATAATGAAGCAGATGTACAAACTAATTCCAAAGGCAGAACAACTGAGAAAGAAATTGATGGTATTGGAGAAATTGTACAAACCGATGCTAAAGTTAAAAATGATGAAACTTTTGAAATTCGCGTGTATTCTGGAAGCCTTAACAACTCAGACACAAAgacaactaaaacaataactaaaCGTGATAAAACTACTACTCTTGAATATCAAACAGATGGAGAAACCAAACCCAGTAGAACAACAATGCAGAAAACAAATGATGAAATAAAGGATAATAGAAATCCGATGTTCAGAAGTGATCTTGCCATTGATAATGGAAAAAATCTggaatcaaatgaaaaatacacTTTCATTATTAGCACTAAAAAACACCATGAAACAACTAAAGCTCTCAAAGAGCATAAAACAGCTAAAACTGATATTTTAAATGTTACAACCTTGAATTCCAGAACAGactcaatatttaaaaatagtgtAGAGACTGTCACTGCATTGGGATATGATGAACAGAAAAATGGTAAAGATAATGTTATTTCAACCATGGCCGACGAAGAAAGTAAAAGAACAACAAGTGCGAAAAAAGAAACCGAAAAGGATAATGCACAAACAATAACCACGGTTGTCGATTTAACAAAGCATCTTAAAGACTCGGATACAGTTGTAGTAAATGTGAAAGAGAATGGCGAAAACAATATGAAAATGACTgaaaatacaaatgaaattGATGATTTAGATTTCCCGAAAATTCCATTCTTTCAAAATGATAAAATAGATGACCCGTTGAACGATGTAAACGTTGacttagatatttaa